TACCGAATTCCAGTTTTAGTGTGCTGCTAAAAATTCAATTGCCGAACCGCCCCGGATATTTGGCTCAGGTGATTGAGACGATCGGTCAGGCCGGGGGAAATGTCGGAGACATTACGCTGCTTGAGCAGACGCGGGAATTGTGCGATCGCGAGATTGTGGTGGACGCGTCGAGTGCTGATCATCAGCAAACGATCGTCGGCAAAGTCAAAGCCTTGGCAGAAGTGAAGTTATTGGATTGGTACGATCGCACCTTCCAAATGCATCAGGGCGGCAAGATTACCGTGATGACGAAAACGCCGTTGACGCGTCAATCGGATTTAGCCATGGCCTATACGCCGGGGGTTGGCCGTGTCTGTCGGGCGATTGCGGACGATCCGAATCGTGTGTTTGACCTGACGGTGAAACAAAATATGGTGGCGATTGTGACCGATGGCAGTGCGGTCTTGGGCCTGGGTAATTTGGGGCCGGAAGGGGCGTTACCGGTGATGGAAGGGAAGGCGATGCTATTTAAGGAATTTGGGGGCGTGGATGCTTTTCCGATCTGTGTACAGACGCAGTCAACTGATGCGATCGTCGAAATTGTGAAGCAGGTTTCCCCGGTATTTGGCGGGGTTAACCTGGAGGATATTGCCGCGCCGCGTTGCTTTGAAATTGAAGCCCGCTTAAAAACAGAGCTGGATATTCCAATTTTCCATGATGACCAGCATGGAACGGCGATCGTCGTTTTAGCAGCGTTGACCAATGCCCTCAAATTCGTGAAAAAGGCTTTACCGAGCATCAAAATTGTGATTAATGGGGCTGGAGCCGCGGGCATTGCGGTGGCGAAGTTGTTGCAAGAAGGGGGCGCGACGAATATTTGGCTGTGTGATTCGCAGGGCATTGTGTCGCGCGATCGCTCCGATTTGAATCCGGCGAAGCAGTCAATGGCTGTCGATACTGCCGGTAAATTGGCTGATGCGATGCAGGATGCGGATGTATTTTTGGGGTTGAGTGCGCCGGGGGTGGTTTCAGTGGAGATGGTGAAGTCGATGGCGGCGGCACCGATCGTCTTTGCGATGGCCAATCCCATCCCAGAAATTCAGCCGGAGTTGGTGAGTGACTGTGTGGCGGTGATGGCGACGGGCCGCAGTGACTACCCGAACCAAATTAATAATGTCTTGGCCTTTCCGGGATTATTTCGTGGGGCCTTGGATTGCCGGGCTTCGGATTTAACGACTCGGATGTTTTTGGCGGCGGCGCGGGCGATCGCCGATTTAGTGCCACCGTCCGAGATCCAGGCTACTCACATCGTGCCTTCGGCCTTTGACCCAGCGGTGGCAACGGCGGTGGCAGAGGCCGTACGGCAAGCGGCGATTGCGGATGGTGTAACGAAATGCTAGCGATAGATCGCAATTCCTGTCCCAAGTTCAAGATTTAGCGCTAGGGTAGAATCGATGTTAATCCATTGATGCACGATCGTGGATGTGCATTGGCGGTTGAAGGGCGGATTGGGAATTTGGGGAATACTGAAGGAATCAGCCTTACCCTAAACCCGCAAGCCTCTGGGTGGAAACGCGGTCTGAGAATGGCTGATTACTGCAGTTGAATACTATAGCTCCTACATGAAAAGGTTATCGGTTTTTTTGGCATTTGCGCTGGGCCTGACATTGACGGTCTTGCCCCTCGGTCTGCGCTATGTGGTTGGGTTAGAACCCGTTCAAGCGCAGGTGGCGCAGCTCACCGGTAAAAAGGCGGCGAAAGCTAGTCTCAAAGCCACGCAGTCGTCCAAGGCGTTAGCCCGTCAGCAACAGCGCGCCTTGGCAAAATCGCCGGCGACGGCGAAAGCGGCCCCAGCAATTGCGACAAAAGCGGCTGGGAGTAAAGCGGCTGGGAGTGCGGCGAGCAGCAGCACAGCAAAACCCCCGGCGCAGAAAACTGATCCGAAGAAGCAGAAGAGTCCTTTCCGGCCCTTTGACTTACTGACGAAGGATACCGAGAAGATTGACGGGCTGTTTACGCTCTACCGGGATGAAAAATTTGGCCGATTATATGCCGAAATCCGCCCAGATCAGCTCGAAACGAATCACCTAATGGTGATGACGTTGGAATCGGCGGTTGGGGAGAAGGGCCTCTATAGTGGTTTGCCGCTCGGGGACTTTATGTTTAAGCTGCAGCGGGTGAATAATACCTTGCAGCTGGTGGTGCCAAATACCTATGTTCGGGCCGATCGTGGTACACCCCGGGCACGGGCGTTATCCCGATCGTTTAGTGACTCGGTGCTGCAAACCCTGCCGATTCGCAGTATCCATAAGGAACGTAAATCGTTGTTGGTGGAGATGAATCCACTGTTATTAGGAGATCTGCCGGGCTTGGCGACGGCCTTTGGTGGAGGCTATGGGATCGATGCTAAGCGCTCCTACGTCAGCCAGGTGAAAAACTTTGAGCAGAATACTGAAATGGAATCAGTATTTGGGTTTACGGGCGGCGATGGTGGGGGGCTGTTCTCCGCTGCCTTTAGTACGTTGCCGGATAGCCGGGCGTTTGATCTGCGGGTGCGTTATAGCATTTCGAAGTTGCCGGCCAAAACTGCCTATCAACCGCGCTTAGCGGACGATCGCATTGGCTATTTCATTACGGCGTTCCAGGACTTCAATAAAGACACAGCGCGACGACCGTTTGTCCGTTATATCAACCGTTGGCATCTTGAGAAAAAGGATGCGCAGGCGGCGCTCTCGGCCCCGAAAGAACCGATTGTCTTTTGGCTCGAAAACACAATTCCTGTGGAATATCGCCAAGCCATGCGTGAAGGCGCATTGATGTGGAATAAAGCCTTTGAAGCAGCGGGCTTTAAAGATGCGGTGGTGGTGAAGCAGATGCCCGAGCGGGCGGATTGGGACCCGGCGGATGTACGGTACAACACGATTCGCTGGTTTAATTCGACGGATTCAGTGTTTGCGATGGGGCCATCACGGGTGAATCCGCTCACCGGGGAAATCCTTGATGCGGATATCGTTGTGGATGGCAACTTTGTGCGCTCGATGAAGCAGGAATATCGCAATTTGGTGGAGCAAAACCAACAGGCGAAGGTGCCGTTTACCACGGCGTTGTTAGGTCAGAAGAATCTGTGTAATTACGGTCTGGCCGGGCGCTCCCTGAAGGAAAAAATCAAAACCATTCCCCAGGCCCAGTTACAACGGAAACTGCGGTTCCAGTCAAATCCGATCGGGACACAGGATCTTTGCTATGGGATTGAGGCGTCGCAGCAGTTTGCCCTCGGGGCGATGAACTTGAGCCTGATGCAAAACCAGCTGCCGAGCAGTGATGCGATTAAGGACTATGTGAATGACTTCCTGCGGGAGTTGGTGGCCCACGAGGTGGGACATACGCTAGGTCTGCGGCATAATTTCCGGGGCAGTGCGATGCTTCAGCCCAAGGATCTGAACAACACGAAGATTACCCGTCAGAAGGGGTTAGTCGGTTCCGTGATGGACTACAACGCGGTGAACCTGGCACCCCAAGGAACGAAGCAGGGTGACTATTACACCCATATTGTTGGGCCGTACGACAAGTGGGCGATCGAATACGGTTATAAGCCGAGTGGTCAACGCTCGATTGCGGGTGAGCGACGTTTCTTGGGTGAGATTGCAAGTCGATCGGCGGAACCCGATTTAGCTTACGCTACCGATGAGGATGTTTATTCGTTCTTAGATCCGAAGGTGAATCTGTTTGATATGAGTGGTGATGGCTTGACCTATGCGAAGACGCAGATGGATAATGCCCGCGCGATGTGGGAACGGGTGGAGAAGCGCTATCCGCTGCAAGGTGAGAGCTTTAGCGATTTGCGCACGGCGTTTAATGGCGTGTTTAACCATTATTGGCAGTCGGCTTCATTGCTGACGAACTATGTTGGTGGTCAATCGTTTAATCGTTATCGCTATGGTGATGCGAAGGGCCGGTTGCCGTTTGAGGCGGTGCCTTTGGCGGAACAGCGGCGATCGTTAGAATTAATTCGCGATAATGTGTTTGATGAAACGAAGTTTAAGTTTTCGCCAACGCTATTGAATAAGCTAGCGCCATCGCGTTGGTCACACTGGGGCACAAACACGGAAGTGTTCCGGTTGGATTATCCGATTTTTGAGAACGTGTTGTTTTTGCAGGCGATCACGATGTATGACTTGCTAAGTCCCGATCGCTTAGCCCGGTTGCGTGATGGTGAGTTTAAGGCACCGGCGGAGACGATGTCGATTCCGGAGTTGTTTGATACGTTGCAGTCGGCGATTTGGGGTGAAGTGCTGGAGCCCAAGGATGGTGTGGCGCTGTCGAGTTTGCGACGGGCGTTGCAGCGCGAGCATATGAATGCGATGACGAAGATGATCTTACGACAGAGCAACGTGCCGGATGATGCGCGGACGGTGGCTCGGTATAAGCTGAGGCAGCTAGAACGGGCGATCAAGCGGGCAGAACGTAAGGTGAATAAGCAGGATATTTATACTTTGGCCCATCTGGAA
This region of Romeriopsis navalis LEGE 11480 genomic DNA includes:
- a CDS encoding zinc-dependent metalloprotease translates to MAFALGLTLTVLPLGLRYVVGLEPVQAQVAQLTGKKAAKASLKATQSSKALARQQQRALAKSPATAKAAPAIATKAAGSKAAGSAASSSTAKPPAQKTDPKKQKSPFRPFDLLTKDTEKIDGLFTLYRDEKFGRLYAEIRPDQLETNHLMVMTLESAVGEKGLYSGLPLGDFMFKLQRVNNTLQLVVPNTYVRADRGTPRARALSRSFSDSVLQTLPIRSIHKERKSLLVEMNPLLLGDLPGLATAFGGGYGIDAKRSYVSQVKNFEQNTEMESVFGFTGGDGGGLFSAAFSTLPDSRAFDLRVRYSISKLPAKTAYQPRLADDRIGYFITAFQDFNKDTARRPFVRYINRWHLEKKDAQAALSAPKEPIVFWLENTIPVEYRQAMREGALMWNKAFEAAGFKDAVVVKQMPERADWDPADVRYNTIRWFNSTDSVFAMGPSRVNPLTGEILDADIVVDGNFVRSMKQEYRNLVEQNQQAKVPFTTALLGQKNLCNYGLAGRSLKEKIKTIPQAQLQRKLRFQSNPIGTQDLCYGIEASQQFALGAMNLSLMQNQLPSSDAIKDYVNDFLRELVAHEVGHTLGLRHNFRGSAMLQPKDLNNTKITRQKGLVGSVMDYNAVNLAPQGTKQGDYYTHIVGPYDKWAIEYGYKPSGQRSIAGERRFLGEIASRSAEPDLAYATDEDVYSFLDPKVNLFDMSGDGLTYAKTQMDNARAMWERVEKRYPLQGESFSDLRTAFNGVFNHYWQSASLLTNYVGGQSFNRYRYGDAKGRLPFEAVPLAEQRRSLELIRDNVFDETKFKFSPTLLNKLAPSRWSHWGTNTEVFRLDYPIFENVLFLQAITMYDLLSPDRLARLRDGEFKAPAETMSIPELFDTLQSAIWGEVLEPKDGVALSSLRRALQREHMNAMTKMILRQSNVPDDARTVARYKLRQLERAIKRAERKVNKQDIYTLAHLEEARDRISKALNAPIQSS
- a CDS encoding NAD-dependent malic enzyme; the protein is MANLLPNSSFSVLLKIQLPNRPGYLAQVIETIGQAGGNVGDITLLEQTRELCDREIVVDASSADHQQTIVGKVKALAEVKLLDWYDRTFQMHQGGKITVMTKTPLTRQSDLAMAYTPGVGRVCRAIADDPNRVFDLTVKQNMVAIVTDGSAVLGLGNLGPEGALPVMEGKAMLFKEFGGVDAFPICVQTQSTDAIVEIVKQVSPVFGGVNLEDIAAPRCFEIEARLKTELDIPIFHDDQHGTAIVVLAALTNALKFVKKALPSIKIVINGAGAAGIAVAKLLQEGGATNIWLCDSQGIVSRDRSDLNPAKQSMAVDTAGKLADAMQDADVFLGLSAPGVVSVEMVKSMAAAPIVFAMANPIPEIQPELVSDCVAVMATGRSDYPNQINNVLAFPGLFRGALDCRASDLTTRMFLAAARAIADLVPPSEIQATHIVPSAFDPAVATAVAEAVRQAAIADGVTKC